A portion of the Tenacibaculum todarodis genome contains these proteins:
- a CDS encoding glyceraldehyde-3-phosphate dehydrogenase — MSTIVNYEKEVVLQAETRKATTEFINIVNDLWYDKSIELVLFRNTLIDKRASEVLNLINYAGEFVAKSITIQDALDIARAIQQLELPASKLDIGKLAYECYLNEDGCKDKVAFVKNQLKDIAEVSDLQPRDVVLYGFGRIGRLLARELMSKMGRGSQLRLRAVVTRGEINQTVLEKRASLLSIDSVHGDFLGTVQTDVENNALVINGTTVHMISAAKPEDIDYTAYGINDALVIDNTGAFRDKEALSRHLVAKGASKVLLTAPGAGVPNIVHGVNHLENNPDNIDIFSAASCTTNAITPVLKVLEDNFGIKKGHLETIHAYTNDQNLVDNMHKKYRRGRAAALNMVITETGAGKAVAKALPALEGKLTSNAIRVPVPNGSLAILNLQLHQNVTTEAVNAIMKKYALEGDLVEQIKFSLDNELVSSDIVGTTAPSIFDSKATITDGDTIVIYVWYDNEYGYSHQVMRLAKHIAKVRRYTYY, encoded by the coding sequence ATGTCAACAATAGTAAATTACGAGAAAGAAGTTGTTTTACAAGCTGAAACAAGAAAAGCAACTACAGAGTTTATCAATATTGTAAACGATTTATGGTATGACAAATCAATAGAATTGGTTTTATTCCGTAACACATTAATTGATAAAAGAGCTAGTGAAGTTTTAAACTTAATAAACTACGCAGGTGAGTTTGTAGCAAAGTCAATTACAATTCAAGACGCATTAGATATTGCAAGAGCAATTCAGCAATTAGAATTACCGGCTTCTAAATTAGATATTGGTAAACTAGCTTATGAATGTTATTTAAATGAAGATGGTTGTAAAGACAAAGTTGCCTTTGTCAAAAATCAATTAAAAGACATTGCAGAGGTTTCAGATTTACAACCTAGAGACGTTGTTTTGTATGGTTTTGGTAGAATTGGACGTTTATTAGCACGTGAGTTAATGAGTAAAATGGGGCGCGGTTCTCAATTAAGATTAAGAGCGGTTGTAACACGTGGAGAAATTAACCAAACTGTATTAGAAAAAAGAGCTTCATTATTAAGTATCGATTCTGTTCATGGAGATTTCTTAGGAACTGTACAAACAGACGTAGAAAACAATGCATTGGTAATAAACGGAACAACTGTACACATGATTTCTGCTGCAAAACCAGAAGATATCGATTATACAGCTTACGGAATTAACGATGCTTTAGTAATAGACAACACAGGAGCTTTTAGAGATAAAGAAGCATTAAGTCGTCATTTAGTAGCAAAAGGAGCAAGTAAAGTCTTATTAACTGCGCCAGGAGCAGGAGTTCCAAATATTGTTCATGGAGTAAATCATTTAGAAAACAATCCAGATAATATAGATATTTTCTCAGCAGCATCTTGTACAACAAATGCAATTACGCCTGTTTTAAAAGTTTTAGAGGATAACTTCGGAATTAAAAAAGGACATCTAGAAACTATACACGCATATACAAACGACCAAAATTTGGTAGACAATATGCACAAGAAATACCGTAGAGGTAGAGCAGCAGCTTTAAATATGGTAATTACAGAAACAGGTGCCGGAAAAGCAGTAGCAAAAGCATTGCCTGCTTTAGAAGGTAAATTAACTTCAAATGCAATTAGAGTTCCAGTTCCAAACGGATCTTTAGCAATTTTAAACTTGCAATTACACCAGAATGTAACTACAGAAGCTGTAAATGCAATTATGAAAAAGTATGCTTTAGAAGGAGATTTAGTAGAACAAATTAAATTTTCATTAGACAATGAGTTGGTTTCTTCAGATATTGTTGGTACAACTGCGCCATCAATTTTTGATAGTAAAGCAACCATTACCGATGGAGATACTATTGTAATTTATGTTTGGTACGATAACGAATACGGATATTCTCATCAAGTAATGCGTCTTGCAAAACACATTGCAAAAGTACGTCGTTACACATATTATTAA